Genomic segment of bacterium:
GCCACCGCCATCGCCCACCAGCCGCCGCTGGTGTTCCTCGACGAGCCGACCAGCGGCGTGGACCCGGTGACCCGCCGCCTGTTCTGGGATGTCATCGCCGACGTGGCCCACGACGGCGCCACGGTCTTCGTCACCACGCACGTCATGGACGAAGCGGAGCACTGCACCAACCTCGCCATGATGCACTACGGCAAGCTGATCGCGCAGGGCACGCCCGAGCAGATGCGGCGTGATCTCGTCAGCGGGCTGGTCCAGGTGCAGTCCGAGCGCATCTGGGACGCCCTGCAGGTCTTGCAGGGCACACAGGAGGTCCACGAGGTAGCACTGTTCGGCGAAGCTCTCCATGCCGAGGTGGACGCGAAGGTCGCCGACCCGGAGGGGTTGGTGCGCGAGACGCTGCAGCGCGCCGCGGTGCCGGTGCAGACGATCGCGCGCGTGGTGCCGACGATGGAGGATGTGTTCGTGTCGCTGGCGCGTCGCTTCGAGCGCCCGGCGACGGCCGGGAGGGACGCCTGATGCGGCGCACCCTCGCCATTGCCCGCGCCGAGTGGATCCACAACCTGCGCGACCCGCGCAGCCTCTTCGTGATTCTCGTGCTGCCCGTCGTCCTGCTGCTGCTCTACGGCTATGGCATCAACTACGACCTGCGCGACATCCCATTCGCCGTGTGGGACCTGAGCGGCACCGCCCTGTCGCGCGACCTGGTGCACTCCTTCATCTCCAGCGGCTACTTCCGGCTGCGCGGGGCCATCACCCGGCAGGAGGAGGTGGCGCGGCTACTGGACAGCGGGGAGGTCATCTTCGTGATGGTCCTGCCGCCGGACCTCGAGCAGCGCCTCGGGGCCGGTCGTCAGGCCGAAGTGCAGGTGTTGCTCAGTGGCGCGGACACTACTCGCGCCACCGTGGCCCGGGGCTACGTCGAGGCCGCCTTGCTGCAGGTATCGCAGGGGTTGGCGGCCGAGGAGCAACGACGTACCGGCGCCGTCGGCCAGATCCCCACGGGGTTTGGCATCAACACCACCATCCTGTACAACCCCGGCCTCGACAGCACACACTTCATTGTGCCCGGCCTGATTGCCATTCTGCTGACCATCCTGGCAGCACTACTCGCCTCCACAGCCGTCGTGCGCGAGCGCGAGAGCGGGAGCTTCGAGACCCTCGTGACCTCCCCGGTGCACGCGCCGAACATCATGATCGGCAAGATGGCGCCGTATGTGGTGATTGCCTTCACCGATGTGCTGCTCTCGGTCGTCACCGGCGCGGTGGTGTTCCACGTCGTGCCCGAGGGCAGCGTCCTGCTGTTGCTGGCGGCCAGCTTCCTGTACTTGCTGGCCTCGCTGTCCATCGGCATGTTCCTCTCCACCGTCACCCGCACGCAGCAACTGGCGATCCTGGTGACGATGCTGGTGTCGCTGCTGCCGACGGTGCTGCTGTCCGGGTTCGCCTTCCCGCTGCGGAGCATGCCCACCGTCCTGCAAGGACTCAGCGTCTTCATCCCGGCGACTCACTTCCTGGTCGTGATCCGCTCGATCTACCTCAAGAGCGCTGGCCTGGCCCTGCTGTGGCCGCGGGTGTTGGCGCTGGCGCTGTTCGCGGTCGCCCTGGTGGCTCTGGCCGCCAAACGCTTCGAGAAGAGACTGTAACGTGAGCCCGCTGCGCCTTCGCTATGTGATCCGCCGTGAGGTCCTGTCTCTGCGCCGAGACATGGTGCGGCTGCGTCTGCTCATTGTCGCGCCAGTCCTGCAACTGGTGCTGTTTGGCTATGCCGCGACCAACGATGTGCGCAACGTCCCGGTGGCCGTCTGCGATCTGGACATGAGCGCCGAGAGTCGCAAGCTCGTCACGGAGATCGGGGCCAGTCGCTACTTCGTGCTCCGTGAGAGCGTGCTGGATCCGCGACAGCTCGACGCGCTGCTGCTGTCGGGACGGGCGCAGGTGGGGGTGGTCATCCCGGTGGACTTCGCGACCCACCTGGCCGAGGGACGGCCGGCGCAGGTGGGGCTGTACGTGGACGGGACCGACTCCAACACCGCCGGCGTAGGCACGGCTTACCTGGTCGGTCTGTTGCGGAGCCACCAACTGCGCTGGGTGACGCGGGAGTTGCAGCGCATGGGGTCGGGGGGGACGGTCACGACCGCCCTGCAGTCCGAGCCGCGCGTGTGGTACAACGTGGACCTGCGCAGCGTCAACTACATGGTGCCCGCCGTGTTCGGCATGGTCCTGCTGGTCATCACGATGAACCTGGCGGGGCTGTCGGTCGTGCGCCAGCGCGAGACCGGCACGCTGGAGCAGCTTCTGGTCACACCCCTGCGGACCTCGGAGTTCCTCATCGGGACGGTGGTGCCGTTGGGGGTGGCCGCCATGCTGGACTCCGGCCTGATCGTGCTCGTCGCGCTATACTGGTTCCACGTGCCCTTCCGCGGCAGTTACGTGCTGCTCTTCGCCATGGCCGCAGTCTTCCTGCTGGCCAACATGGCGTTGGGCCTGGTGGTGTCCGTGCTGTCCAAGACACAGCAGGAAGCGCAGATCGTGGTCTTCCTGCTCATCATGCCCTCGGTGCTGCTCTCCGGCTTCATGTTCCCCATCGCCAACATGCCGCCGTTCGTCCAGGGCTTGACCTACCTCATCCCCTTCCGCTACTTCCTGGAGATCGTGCGGGCCTCATTCCTGCAGGGCGTGGGAGTGGGGGTGTTGTGGCCGCAGATGCTGGCCCTGACGGGGTTCGCAGTCGGCCTGATGGTGCTGGCCACCCGCGTGATGCGCAAGCGCCTGTAGCGCCGTTAGGGGCCCTGCTCTGCCCGCTCGATCAGCGCCTCCTGCCAACGCGCGTCCATCGTCACGAAGGGGGCGCTGAAGCCGCTGACGCGCACCAGCAGCTCCGCGTGGTTCAGCGGGTCGGCCTGGGCCGCGCGCAGGCGGCTGGCGCTGACGGTGTTGAAGTGCAAGTGGTAACCGC
This window contains:
- a CDS encoding ABC transporter ATP-binding protein, encoding MADVSFSVSQGEVFGFLGPNGSGKSTTIRILCGLLAPSAGHAVVAGLDVWRDAERIRAQMGYMPQFFSLYGDLTGAENIEFYAAMYSVPPPEIRRRLDFLAQRLELGPVLHRLTRTLSTGWRQRLALATAIAHQPPLVFLDEPTSGVDPVTRRLFWDVIADVAHDGATVFVTTHVMDEAEHCTNLAMMHYGKLIAQGTPEQMRRDLVSGLVQVQSERIWDALQVLQGTQEVHEVALFGEALHAEVDAKVADPEGLVRETLQRAAVPVQTIARVVPTMEDVFVSLARRFERPATAGRDA
- a CDS encoding ABC transporter permease, producing MRRTLAIARAEWIHNLRDPRSLFVILVLPVVLLLLYGYGINYDLRDIPFAVWDLSGTALSRDLVHSFISSGYFRLRGAITRQEEVARLLDSGEVIFVMVLPPDLEQRLGAGRQAEVQVLLSGADTTRATVARGYVEAALLQVSQGLAAEEQRRTGAVGQIPTGFGINTTILYNPGLDSTHFIVPGLIAILLTILAALLASTAVVRERESGSFETLVTSPVHAPNIMIGKMAPYVVIAFTDVLLSVVTGAVVFHVVPEGSVLLLLAASFLYLLASLSIGMFLSTVTRTQQLAILVTMLVSLLPTVLLSGFAFPLRSMPTVLQGLSVFIPATHFLVVIRSIYLKSAGLALLWPRVLALALFAVALVALAAKRFEKRL
- a CDS encoding ABC transporter permease, which codes for MSPLRLRYVIRREVLSLRRDMVRLRLLIVAPVLQLVLFGYAATNDVRNVPVAVCDLDMSAESRKLVTEIGASRYFVLRESVLDPRQLDALLLSGRAQVGVVIPVDFATHLAEGRPAQVGLYVDGTDSNTAGVGTAYLVGLLRSHQLRWVTRELQRMGSGGTVTTALQSEPRVWYNVDLRSVNYMVPAVFGMVLLVITMNLAGLSVVRQRETGTLEQLLVTPLRTSEFLIGTVVPLGVAAMLDSGLIVLVALYWFHVPFRGSYVLLFAMAAVFLLANMALGLVVSVLSKTQQEAQIVVFLLIMPSVLLSGFMFPIANMPPFVQGLTYLIPFRYFLEIVRASFLQGVGVGVLWPQMLALTGFAVGLMVLATRVMRKRL